A stretch of Sinimarinibacterium sp. NLF-5-8 DNA encodes these proteins:
- the ilvN gene encoding acetolactate synthase small subunit, whose protein sequence is MRHIISILLQNEAGALARVASMFSSRGYNIDSLSVAPTQDQAVSRLTLVTSGSEAVIEQIIKQARKLIDVVEIVDLSVVDHVECELVIVKVRLLPEQANAFIHCVRDHHAITLDGTDNTRTTQLAGTSAQIAAFIAALSQFSNVMELVRSGVAAVQIGQHVVSA, encoded by the coding sequence ATGCGCCATATTATTTCTATCCTGCTGCAAAATGAGGCTGGTGCGCTGGCGCGCGTGGCTTCGATGTTTTCTTCGCGCGGGTACAACATCGATTCACTGTCGGTTGCGCCAACCCAGGATCAGGCTGTATCCCGGCTGACGTTGGTCACCTCTGGCTCTGAGGCGGTCATTGAGCAGATCATCAAGCAAGCACGCAAGTTGATCGATGTGGTCGAGATCGTCGATCTGTCCGTGGTTGATCACGTCGAGTGCGAACTGGTGATCGTCAAGGTGCGGCTGCTGCCGGAACAGGCCAATGCGTTCATCCATTGCGTGCGTGATCATCACGCCATCACCCTGGATGGCACCGACAATACCCGAACGACCCAGCTTGCCGGCACCAGCGCACAGATTGCGGCTTTCATTGCGGCGCTTTCGCAGTTTTCCAACGTCATGGAACTGGTGCGCAGCGGTGTTGCTGCGGTACAGATCGGCCAACACGTCGTCAGCGCCTGA
- the ilvC gene encoding ketol-acid reductoisomerase, with protein MNVYYDKDADLSIIQGKKVAIIGYGSQGHAHALNLKDSGVDVVVGLRPGSATAKKVEAGGLKAMSVPDACAWADLVMILTPDEFQADLYKNEIEPNIKKGAAMAFAHGFAIHYNQVVPREDLDVIMIAPKAPGHTVRNEYTKGGGIPDLIAVFQDASGAAKQIALSYASAIGGGRSGIIETTFKDETETDLFGEQAVLCGGAVELVKAGFETLVDAGYAPEMAYFECLHELKLIVDLMYEGGIATMNYSISNNAEYGEYVTGPKVINEESRWAMKQALEDIQTGKYAKNFVLEGKTGYPEMTAMRRLNAAHPIEQTGAKLRAMMPWIGKNKLVDKAKN; from the coding sequence ATCAACGTTTACTACGACAAAGACGCCGATCTGTCGATCATTCAAGGCAAAAAAGTGGCGATCATCGGCTACGGTTCGCAAGGCCACGCGCATGCGCTCAACCTCAAGGACAGTGGCGTGGATGTCGTCGTCGGTCTGCGTCCGGGTTCGGCCACGGCCAAGAAAGTTGAAGCCGGCGGCCTCAAGGCCATGAGCGTACCGGATGCCTGCGCCTGGGCCGACCTGGTGATGATCCTCACGCCGGACGAGTTTCAGGCCGATCTGTACAAAAACGAGATCGAGCCCAATATCAAAAAAGGCGCAGCCATGGCCTTTGCCCACGGCTTTGCCATTCATTACAACCAGGTCGTGCCGCGCGAAGATCTGGACGTGATCATGATCGCCCCCAAAGCGCCGGGTCACACCGTGCGTAACGAATACACCAAAGGCGGCGGCATCCCCGACTTGATCGCCGTATTCCAGGACGCCAGCGGCGCAGCCAAGCAAATCGCACTGTCCTACGCTTCTGCCATTGGCGGCGGTCGTTCCGGCATCATCGAAACCACCTTCAAGGACGAAACCGAAACCGACCTGTTTGGCGAACAAGCTGTGCTTTGCGGTGGCGCTGTTGAACTGGTCAAGGCCGGCTTTGAAACGCTGGTGGATGCAGGGTATGCCCCCGAAATGGCCTACTTTGAGTGCTTGCACGAGCTCAAGCTCATCGTTGATCTGATGTACGAAGGCGGCATTGCCACGATGAACTACTCCATCTCCAACAACGCCGAGTACGGTGAATACGTCACCGGCCCGAAAGTGATCAACGAAGAATCCCGTTGGGCGATGAAGCAGGCGCTGGAAGATATCCAGACCGGCAAATATGCCAAGAACTTTGTGCTGGAAGGCAAGACTGGCTACCCCGAAATGACCGCGATGCGCCGTCTCAACGCTGCGCACCCGATCGAGCAAACCGGCGCCAAACTGCGCGCGATGATGCCGTGGATTGGCAAAAACAAACTGGTAGACAAGGCAAAGAACTAA
- the pssA gene encoding CDP-diacylglycerol--serine O-phosphatidyltransferase, which produces MTMDETTPGTSPRKGIYLLPNLFTTGTLFGGFYAIVQAMGGHFEAAAAGILAAMIADGLDGRIARLTHTQSDFGKEYDSICDMVAFGVAPAILMYAFSLHHFEQYAWLGGKLGWAMAFLYCACAALRLARFNVLAAIAGSNKDFFGLPSPSAAASVAFFAWMAHSWEVDGATLLLPCSIVTMGCALLMVSNIRYNSFKQLHLSRRGPFIYMVALIGVFTLVLMNPPVVLFGAFFLYTLSGPATTLWRRMRRTAGV; this is translated from the coding sequence ATGACAATGGATGAAACCACACCGGGGACATCACCGCGTAAAGGGATTTATCTGCTGCCCAATTTGTTTACCACGGGCACCCTGTTTGGCGGCTTCTATGCAATTGTTCAGGCAATGGGGGGGCATTTTGAAGCGGCCGCTGCGGGTATTCTGGCGGCGATGATTGCCGATGGACTGGATGGGCGGATTGCTCGTCTGACCCACACCCAAAGCGATTTTGGCAAGGAATACGATTCGATCTGCGACATGGTGGCCTTCGGCGTCGCGCCCGCTATTCTGATGTATGCGTTCAGCCTGCACCATTTTGAACAATACGCCTGGTTGGGCGGCAAGCTGGGCTGGGCCATGGCGTTTTTGTACTGCGCCTGTGCAGCGTTACGGCTGGCACGGTTCAATGTTTTGGCGGCGATTGCCGGCAGCAACAAGGATTTTTTTGGATTGCCCAGCCCGTCGGCTGCAGCGAGCGTAGCGTTTTTTGCGTGGATGGCGCATAGCTGGGAAGTCGATGGCGCAACGCTGTTGTTGCCATGCTCGATCGTCACGATGGGGTGCGCGCTGTTGATGGTCAGCAATATTCGCTACAACAGCTTCAAGCAATTGCACCTGTCCAGGCGTGGCCCCTTTATCTACATGGTGGCGCTGATCGGTGTGTTCACACTGGTGTTGATGAATCCGCCCGTTGTTCTGTTCGGTGCGTTTTTTCTGTACACCTTATCGGGGCCGGCGACGACGCTGTGGCGGCGCATGCGGCGTACCGCAGGTGTATGA
- the leuA gene encoding 2-isopropylmalate synthase produces the protein MLKNPSQKYRGFAPVRLTDRTWPDAVIQKPPMWCSVDLRDGNQALIEPMDHTRKLRMFEQLVKIGFKQIEVGFPSASQIEFDFVRHLIENDLIPEDVTIQVLTQSREPLIRRTFESLQGAPRAVVHFYNATAPVMRRVVFGMDQEQVIALAVTHARLIRQLAAAQPDTDWQFEYSPEMYSGTELDFSRQIIDAVSAVFEPTPEKPLIINLPATVEHSTPNIFADMVEWTHRHIARRDSIVLSIHPHNDRGTGVAAAEFALMAGADRIEGCLFGNGERTGNVDVVNLALNLYTQGVDPGLDFSDIDAVRRTVEFCNQLPVHPRHPYVGDLVFTSFSGSHQDAIKKAFAARAEDDLWDMPYLPIDPLDLGRSYEAVIRVNSQSGKGGITYLLESEFGLNLPRRLQIEFSQVVQEVMEESGKEMSATDIGDIFDKEYFSKTEPYGYVAHQLLEDSARSSVELVAEVRVNGAVQRLDEKGNGPIDAFVAGLSRLVGQPVSVLDYNEHSIGGGAQAAAVTYIEMKVGDGPSLFGVGRDANIVTASMKAILSGLNRALARAEQLRRAA, from the coding sequence ATGTTGAAAAACCCTTCCCAAAAGTACCGCGGCTTTGCCCCTGTGCGACTGACTGATCGCACCTGGCCGGATGCGGTGATCCAAAAGCCGCCGATGTGGTGCAGCGTTGATCTGCGCGACGGAAATCAGGCCTTGATTGAGCCGATGGATCACACGCGCAAGCTGCGCATGTTTGAGCAATTGGTCAAGATCGGCTTCAAGCAAATTGAAGTGGGCTTTCCCAGTGCCTCACAAATCGAGTTTGATTTTGTTCGGCACCTGATCGAAAACGATCTGATTCCCGAGGACGTGACCATCCAGGTCTTGACCCAGTCGCGCGAACCGCTGATCCGGCGTACGTTCGAATCCCTGCAGGGCGCTCCGCGCGCGGTGGTGCACTTTTACAACGCCACGGCGCCGGTCATGCGTCGCGTGGTGTTTGGTATGGATCAGGAGCAGGTCATCGCGCTGGCGGTGACTCATGCACGCTTGATCAGGCAACTGGCGGCTGCGCAGCCGGATACGGACTGGCAATTTGAGTATTCGCCGGAAATGTATTCAGGCACCGAGCTTGATTTTTCCCGGCAGATCATCGATGCCGTCAGTGCGGTATTTGAACCGACGCCTGAAAAGCCGTTGATCATCAATCTGCCGGCAACGGTGGAGCACTCCACCCCCAATATTTTTGCCGACATGGTCGAATGGACGCACCGCCATATTGCGCGGCGTGACAGCATTGTGTTGTCGATCCATCCGCACAATGACCGTGGCACCGGCGTTGCTGCTGCCGAGTTTGCCTTGATGGCCGGTGCCGATCGGATCGAAGGCTGTTTGTTTGGTAACGGTGAGCGCACCGGCAACGTCGATGTGGTCAATCTGGCCTTGAACCTGTATACCCAGGGCGTTGATCCGGGGCTGGATTTTTCCGATATCGACGCCGTGCGGCGCACGGTTGAGTTTTGTAACCAGTTGCCCGTGCATCCGCGTCATCCTTATGTCGGCGATCTGGTTTTTACCTCGTTTTCCGGATCACACCAGGATGCGATCAAAAAAGCCTTTGCCGCGCGTGCCGAGGACGATTTGTGGGATATGCCTTATCTGCCGATCGACCCCTTGGATCTGGGGCGTAGCTACGAGGCTGTGATCCGTGTCAACTCGCAGTCCGGCAAGGGCGGGATTACCTATTTGCTTGAATCAGAATTCGGCCTCAACTTGCCACGTCGCCTGCAGATCGAGTTCAGCCAGGTCGTACAAGAGGTGATGGAAGAATCCGGCAAGGAAATGTCGGCAACCGATATCGGTGATATTTTTGATAAAGAATATTTTTCAAAAACAGAACCTTATGGATATGTTGCGCATCAGCTTCTGGAAGATTCCGCACGCAGCAGCGTGGAGCTGGTGGCCGAGGTGCGAGTCAATGGCGCGGTCCAGCGCTTGGACGAAAAGGGGAATGGGCCGATTGATGCGTTCGTCGCAGGATTATCACGACTGGTGGGGCAGCCCGTCAGTGTGCTCGACTACAACGAACACTCCATTGGTGGCGGCGCCCAGGCTGCGGCGGTGACCTATATCGAAATGAAGGTGGGTGATGGCCCCAGTCTGTTTGGCGTGGGGCGCGATGCCAATATCGTGACCGCATCCATGAAGGCGATCCTGTCTGGTCTCAACCGCGCACTGGCGCGCGCCGAGCAGCTTCGCCGTGCGGCCTGA
- a CDS encoding uracil-DNA glycosylase, whose product MDSARRQLYLRRLGLATWRLREDGDVNDIAPEPVSGSSEPLASSVQAAPDPVAESPVADLQAKVVVVQPAVHRVIPTDWGGLRAAVADCTACKLCETRRSTVFGVGSEHAPLMVIGEGPGQEEDARGEPFVGAAGRLLDQMLKTIGRSRTQASDAQAVFIANVVKCRPPGNRDPQVDEVEACRPYLDRQIELVQPKLIVALGRVAAQRLLATDAPLSRLRGKQHFYGANKIPVFVTYHPAYLLRSPGEKAKSWQDLKHIHRQLAELV is encoded by the coding sequence ATGGATAGCGCGCGTCGGCAGCTTTATCTGCGCCGTCTCGGACTGGCCACATGGCGGCTGCGAGAAGACGGCGACGTCAATGATATTGCGCCCGAGCCGGTGTCCGGTAGCAGCGAGCCTTTGGCGTCTTCAGTGCAAGCTGCGCCTGACCCTGTAGCGGAAAGTCCGGTGGCAGATCTTCAGGCCAAGGTAGTTGTTGTACAACCCGCTGTTCACCGGGTCATCCCGACAGATTGGGGTGGTTTGCGTGCAGCGGTTGCGGATTGCACCGCCTGCAAGCTGTGTGAAACCCGGCGCAGCACCGTGTTCGGCGTGGGCAGTGAGCATGCGCCACTGATGGTGATCGGCGAAGGGCCTGGGCAGGAAGAAGATGCGCGCGGTGAACCCTTTGTAGGGGCGGCCGGGCGGCTGCTGGATCAAATGCTCAAAACCATTGGTCGCAGCCGTACTCAAGCCAGTGATGCGCAAGCGGTGTTCATTGCCAATGTGGTCAAATGCCGCCCGCCGGGTAATCGTGATCCGCAGGTCGATGAAGTCGAAGCCTGTCGCCCCTATCTGGACCGACAGATTGAGCTGGTTCAGCCCAAGCTGATTGTTGCCCTGGGGCGCGTTGCGGCACAGCGTTTGCTGGCCACCGACGCACCGCTGTCACGGCTGCGCGGCAAACAACACTTTTACGGCGCCAATAAAATCCCGGTTTTCGTCACCTACCATCCCGCCTACCTGCTGCGCAGTCCCGGCGAAAAAGCCAAAAGCTGGCAGGATCTCAAGCACATCCACCGGCAACTTGCGGAGTTGGTGTGA
- the rimI gene encoding ribosomal protein S18-alanine N-acetyltransferase — MTQQPFAAEPWQLQLMSEMQLEQVMAIESRASAFGWSIGNFQDCLRAQYGAWVVCAGARVVGYAVLRLAADEAELLNIGVDAAYRRRGIARLLMRHLLAIACAARTRQVLLEVRASNAPAQALYARFGFVQIGRRRDYYRAHDGREDALVLALTLKDH; from the coding sequence GTGACCCAACAGCCATTTGCAGCAGAGCCTTGGCAATTGCAGCTGATGAGCGAGATGCAGCTTGAGCAGGTCATGGCGATCGAATCCAGGGCATCGGCTTTTGGTTGGAGTATCGGCAACTTTCAGGACTGCCTGCGCGCGCAATATGGCGCGTGGGTGGTCTGTGCCGGCGCGCGCGTGGTCGGTTATGCCGTACTTCGGCTGGCCGCAGATGAAGCGGAATTATTGAATATCGGGGTTGATGCGGCGTATCGGCGGCGTGGCATCGCACGGCTTTTGATGCGCCATTTGCTGGCCATTGCCTGTGCTGCGCGCACCCGGCAGGTTCTGTTGGAAGTGCGCGCCTCCAATGCGCCGGCGCAGGCGCTGTACGCGCGGTTTGGTTTTGTCCAGATCGGGCGGCGGCGTGATTACTATCGCGCGCACGATGGGCGCGAAGATGCGTTGGTTTTGGCTTTGACTCTCAAAGACCACTGA
- a CDS encoding MFS transporter → MPSHRKQQWSWALYDWGNSAFATTVLAGFFPIFFNQYWAADVAPQTQTLYQGITATIASVVVMLLAPWLGMVADQRAAKKRFLAGFTALGVVTTAALYLVGQGQWLWAMGLSVLGRIGFFGGLSFYDALLINVARADEMDRVSSLGYSLGYLGGGVLFAVNVAMALKPELFGLADAALATRVAFVMVALWWLVFALPLFRFVPEGAASAGEGGWSAILSTFGQLRQHKSIWLFLLAYWLYIDGVDTVIVMAVDFGMKLGFASDSLIVALLLVQFVGFPAALVFGWLGERLGTRQAIFMALAVYAAVTVWAYFLQTVGQFYAMAAAIGCVQGGVQALSRAYYARLIPADQAGEFFGFYNMLGKFAAVLGPLIVGITAQLSGSPRLAILSLLVFFVAGGVLLAKVQEPQAR, encoded by the coding sequence ATGCCATCCCACCGCAAACAACAATGGTCATGGGCGCTGTATGACTGGGGCAATTCAGCTTTTGCGACGACGGTGTTGGCGGGTTTTTTTCCGATTTTTTTCAACCAGTACTGGGCGGCGGACGTGGCGCCGCAGACGCAGACGCTCTATCAGGGCATTACCGCGACCATTGCCAGTGTGGTGGTGATGTTGCTGGCGCCATGGCTGGGGATGGTGGCGGATCAGCGCGCGGCAAAAAAGCGGTTTTTGGCAGGCTTTACCGCTTTGGGAGTGGTGACGACGGCGGCGCTGTATCTGGTGGGGCAGGGACAGTGGTTATGGGCGATGGGGTTGTCGGTTTTGGGGCGGATCGGCTTTTTTGGCGGGCTGTCTTTTTATGACGCGTTGCTGATCAACGTCGCGCGCGCCGATGAAATGGATCGGGTGTCGTCGCTGGGGTACAGCCTGGGCTATCTGGGCGGCGGAGTGTTGTTTGCGGTGAATGTGGCGATGGCGCTCAAGCCGGAGCTGTTTGGCCTGGCCGATGCGGCGCTGGCTACGCGGGTGGCGTTTGTGATGGTGGCGCTGTGGTGGCTGGTGTTTGCGCTGCCGCTGTTTCGGTTTGTGCCAGAGGGCGCAGCCAGCGCCGGTGAAGGCGGTTGGTCCGCGATTTTGAGCACCTTCGGCCAGCTGCGGCAGCACAAGTCGATTTGGCTGTTTTTGCTGGCGTATTGGCTGTATATCGACGGCGTGGATACGGTCATCGTCATGGCGGTGGACTTTGGCATGAAGCTGGGGTTTGCCTCGGACAGCCTGATTGTGGCGCTGCTGCTGGTGCAGTTTGTGGGGTTTCCAGCGGCGCTGGTGTTTGGCTGGCTGGGCGAGCGTCTGGGCACGCGGCAGGCCATTTTTATGGCGCTGGCGGTGTATGCGGCGGTCACGGTATGGGCGTATTTTTTGCAAACCGTGGGGCAGTTTTATGCAATGGCAGCGGCCATTGGCTGCGTACAGGGCGGGGTGCAAGCGCTTTCGCGCGCGTATTACGCGCGCTTGATTCCGGCGGATCAGGCTGGTGAGTTTTTTGGCTTTTACAACATGCTGGGCAAGTTTGCGGCGGTGCTGGGGCCTTTGATTGTGGGCATTACCGCGCAGCTCAGCGGCAGCCCGCGCTTGGCGATTTTGAGTTTGCTGGTGTTTTTTGTGGCCGGTGGCGTGCTGCTGGCCAAAGTGCAAGAGCCGCAGGCGCGCTAG
- a CDS encoding helix-turn-helix transcriptional regulator, translating into METSTAVTALAALAHASRLSVFRLLVQAGQAGLAAGQISEALGIPPSSLSFHLKELARAAMVSCEQQGRFVIYRADFAAAAELVAFLSENCCAGQDCDLSNTCR; encoded by the coding sequence ATGGAAACAAGCACCGCTGTTACCGCCCTCGCAGCACTGGCACACGCTTCCCGATTGAGCGTTTTCCGCTTGTTGGTGCAGGCCGGACAGGCCGGACTTGCCGCCGGGCAGATCAGTGAAGCGCTGGGCATTCCCCCTTCGTCGCTCTCGTTTCACCTTAAAGAGTTGGCGCGCGCGGCAATGGTCAGCTGTGAGCAGCAGGGGCGCTTTGTGATCTATCGGGCCGATTTTGCCGCCGCCGCCGAGTTGGTCGCTTTTTTGAGTGAAAACTGCTGTGCCGGACAAGACTGTGATTTGTCGAATACTTGCAGATGA
- the arsH gene encoding arsenical resistance protein ArsH translates to MRIRTLPTPDDLPALSPAFIHRRPARGLAPDEPPVRILLLYGSLRARSYSRLVVEEAARLLAFFGAETRIFDPSDLPLPDQVQGDDHPAVAELRALSQWSEGQVWCSPERHGQITGVMKAQIDHLPLELAGIRPTQGRTLAVMQVSGGSQSFNAVNTLRVLGRWMRMFTIPNQSSVAKAFQEFDDAGRMKPSAYYDRIVDVMEELVRLTVLLRPHRDLLLDRYSERKARGVPLDLHTDLSAVATARA, encoded by the coding sequence ATGAGAATCAGAACCCTGCCAACACCTGATGATTTGCCGGCGCTGTCGCCGGCGTTTATTCACCGCCGCCCCGCACGGGGGTTGGCGCCAGATGAGCCGCCGGTGCGGATTTTGCTGCTGTATGGCTCGTTGCGCGCGCGCTCGTATTCACGGCTGGTGGTGGAAGAAGCCGCGCGCTTGCTGGCGTTTTTTGGCGCAGAAACGCGGATTTTTGATCCATCCGACTTGCCACTGCCGGATCAGGTGCAAGGAGATGATCATCCGGCGGTGGCCGAATTGCGCGCGCTATCGCAGTGGTCAGAAGGGCAGGTTTGGTGCAGTCCTGAGCGACACGGGCAAATCACCGGCGTGATGAAGGCGCAGATTGATCACCTGCCGCTGGAGCTGGCGGGGATTCGTCCCACCCAGGGGCGCACGCTGGCGGTGATGCAGGTCAGCGGTGGCTCGCAGAGTTTTAATGCCGTCAACACCTTGCGCGTGCTAGGACGCTGGATGCGGATGTTCACCATTCCCAACCAATCCAGCGTGGCCAAGGCGTTTCAAGAGTTTGATGATGCCGGGCGCATGAAGCCATCGGCGTATTACGACCGGATTGTGGATGTGATGGAAGAACTGGTGCGATTGACGGTGCTGCTGCGTCCGCACCGGGATCTGTTGCTTGACCGTTATTCCGAACGCAAGGCACGGGGCGTACCGCTTGATTTGCATACGGATCTGTCGGCGGTCGCCACCGCCCGGGCGTGA
- a CDS encoding arsenate reductase ArsC, with translation MTKKTYRILVLCTGNSARSIMAEALINTLGQGRFRAYSAGSHPAGQVHPLAIEQLQTLAYPVETLRSKSWDEFTKADAPELDWVITVCDAAAGQICPIWPNRPATAHWGFEDPASVQGDDAQRRQAFSEVFARIRNCVQQLVDLPVETLESATLIDALRRIGTTSGQA, from the coding sequence ATGACGAAAAAAACATATCGTATTTTGGTGCTGTGTACCGGCAACTCGGCGCGCAGCATCATGGCCGAGGCTTTGATCAATACCCTGGGACAAGGACGCTTTCGGGCGTATAGCGCGGGGAGTCATCCAGCGGGTCAGGTTCATCCGCTGGCGATCGAGCAATTGCAGACCCTGGCCTATCCGGTGGAAACGCTGCGCAGCAAGAGCTGGGATGAGTTTACTAAGGCAGATGCGCCGGAATTGGATTGGGTGATCACCGTTTGCGATGCGGCGGCCGGGCAAATCTGCCCCATCTGGCCCAATCGACCGGCAACGGCGCATTGGGGCTTTGAAGATCCGGCCTCGGTGCAAGGCGACGATGCACAAAGACGGCAGGCGTTCTCCGAGGTGTTTGCACGCATCCGAAACTGTGTGCAGCAACTGGTGGACTTGCCTGTGGAGACGCTCGAATCTGCGACGCTCATCGATGCGCTCCGCCGGATCGGCACAACGAGCGGGCAGGCTTGA
- the arsB gene encoding ACR3 family arsenite efflux transporter, giving the protein MNNFERYLTVWVTLCIGVGIVLGQLLPAVFQAIGRMTIGEVNLPVGVLIWVMIVPMLVKIDFSTLHQVGKHWRGIGITLFVNWAIKPFSMAFLGWLFVRQVFAPVLPEDQIESYIAGLILLAAAPCTAMVFVWSRLTRGDPAFTLTQIALNDVIMILAFAPIVGLLLGISAITVPWLTLLLSVVLYIVVPVVLAQLWRRYLLARRRDVFQRVMQKTEPWATGALLLTLVLLFAFQGEQIIRQPVVIAILAVPILVQVFFSSTLAYVLNRQAGEAHAIACPSALIGASNFFELAVATAIGLFGLHSGAALATVVGVLVEVPAMLLVVYAVNRSRPWYERAR; this is encoded by the coding sequence ATGAACAATTTCGAGCGCTATCTCACGGTGTGGGTGACCCTGTGTATTGGTGTCGGGATTGTGCTGGGGCAACTGTTGCCTGCTGTCTTTCAGGCGATTGGACGCATGACGATCGGCGAGGTTAATTTGCCGGTCGGCGTGCTGATCTGGGTCATGATCGTGCCGATGCTGGTCAAGATCGATTTCAGCACGCTGCATCAGGTGGGCAAGCACTGGCGAGGGATCGGCATCACGCTATTCGTGAACTGGGCAATCAAGCCTTTTTCGATGGCGTTTTTAGGGTGGCTGTTCGTGCGGCAGGTGTTTGCCCCGGTTTTGCCGGAAGACCAGATCGAAAGCTACATCGCCGGACTGATTTTGCTCGCCGCTGCGCCTTGTACCGCCATGGTGTTTGTGTGGAGTCGATTGACGCGGGGCGACCCGGCGTTCACCTTGACCCAGATAGCCTTGAACGACGTCATCATGATCCTGGCCTTTGCGCCGATCGTGGGGCTGCTACTGGGTATTTCTGCGATCACGGTTCCCTGGCTGACGTTATTGCTATCGGTCGTGCTTTATATCGTCGTGCCTGTGGTTCTGGCGCAGCTTTGGCGGCGCTACTTGCTGGCCCGGAGGCGAGATGTTTTTCAGCGGGTGATGCAAAAGACCGAGCCATGGGCAACGGGCGCGCTTTTGCTGACACTGGTTTTGCTGTTTGCCTTCCAAGGGGAGCAGATCATCCGCCAGCCTGTGGTGATTGCCATTCTGGCGGTGCCCATTCTGGTGCAGGTTTTTTTCAGCTCGACCCTGGCCTATGTGCTCAATCGGCAGGCAGGCGAAGCGCACGCCATTGCCTGCCCCTCGGCGCTCATTGGTGCCAGCAATTTCTTTGAGCTGGCGGTGGCAACGGCTATTGGGCTGTTTGGCCTGCATTCCGGCGCGGCATTGGCAACAGTCGTGGGCGTGCTGGTGGAAGTACCGGCTATGTTGCTGGTGGTTTATGCCGTCAATCGTTCAAGGCCGTGGTACGAGCGCGCGCGCTGA
- the groES gene encoding co-chaperone GroES — protein sequence MNLRPLNDRVIVKRLEEEKKSAGGIIIPDSAAEKPARGEVLAVGPGKKDDDGDVIPMDVKKGDVVLFGKYSGTEVKVDGQDVLVMREDDILAVFTK from the coding sequence ATGAACTTGCGCCCTTTGAACGATCGCGTGATCGTCAAGCGTCTGGAAGAAGAAAAGAAATCAGCCGGTGGCATCATCATCCCCGACAGCGCGGCTGAGAAGCCGGCGCGCGGTGAAGTTCTGGCGGTGGGGCCGGGCAAGAAAGATGACGATGGCGATGTGATTCCCATGGATGTCAAAAAAGGCGACGTGGTGCTGTTTGGCAAATACTCCGGCACCGAGGTCAAGGTTGATGGACAGGATGTACTGGTGATGCGCGAAGACGACATCCTCGCCGTATTCACCAAGTAA